In Synechococcales cyanobacterium CNB, the genomic stretch AGAGCATCCAGCGATCGACGAGCGAGAGCGAGGCGCGGGCGACGGATTCGCCGGTGTCGTGTTCGCCGGGTTTTTCGAGGATGCTCAGGGCGAAGCGCGAAGCGTTCCAGAGTTTGTTGCAGAAGTTGCGGCCGGCGTCGAAGCGTGTGGAGGAGTTCATGGCGAGCGGAGCGTCGGCGGTCGGTTTCGCGTGCCCGCCGGCGACGCCGTAGGAGGTGACCATCTTCTTCGAACAGGCGGGGCAGGTCTGGTGCGGCGCCGCGACGCGGTGGCCGGCGGGGGTGGTGGTCCAGGCGGGTTCGAAGGTGTGCGCGCAGTGCGGGCAGACGAGGTCCACGGGCATGCGGACGTCCTGCGTGGCGGTAGCGGCCTGGCAGAGGACGAGGCGGAGTGCGTCCGCGCCGTGGGAGTGAACGATGTCGAGGGGGTTGACGCCGTTGCCGAGGCTTTTGCTCATGCGCTGGCCGTGGCCGTCCTGGATGATGGGGTGGATATAGACGTCGCGGAAGGGGAGTGGGCCTGTGCCAGCGCCTTCGTCAAGGAAGTAGCGGTTGAACATGACCATGCGCGAGACCCAGAGGGTGATGATGTCGCGGCCGGTGCAGAGAACGTCGGTGGGGTTGAAGGCGGGGAGAAGGGAGGGGAAATCGGCGATGCCCGTGTCGCGTGCGGCGGCGTCGGCATCGGGCCAGCCCATGGTGGAGAGCGGCCAGAGGGCAGAGGAGAACCAGGTGTCAAGGACGTCGGGATCCTGTGTGAAGCCCGCTTCCACGAGGCGTTGTGCGTCGCGTGGGTCGGATCCGTCGTAGCACACAAAGAGGTCAAACGTGCGGTCCTTCTCCCGGTCGCGGCGCAGCACCTCCCGGGGATCGACTTCGTCGCCGGTTTCGTCTCGGGCACGGAGTGCGCCGTGCTCGTATTCACCACGCGCCAGGTGATCAAGCCCGCACGCGCCGAACTCGCCCGCCTCGGCGGAGTCGCCCCGCTTGATCGTCATCCGGCGGTGCCATACCGGGATGCGGTGTCCCCACCAGAGTTGTCGGCTGATGCACCAGTCGCGGAGGTTCTCGTGCCAGTGCTCGAAGGTTCTGGCGTAGCGGTCGGGGTGAAAGCGGAGTGTATCGTCCGACGATGAACAAATGTTCGTCGTGCGCTGGTCGGGCGCCATGGCGCGGAGGGCCGCGCCGCGGAGACTGTCGTCGGTGACCTTGACGTACCACTGGTCGCTCAGGTACGGCTCGACGGGGACGTGGCTGCGGTATGAGTGGCCGACGGCATGGCGGTAGGGGACGGTGCGTTCGAGCAGGCCGCGGGCGTGGAACTCACGGACGACGAGGTCGCGTGCTTCTTCGCGTGACTTGCCGAGGAAGACGGCGGCGTCGCCCACATCGCTCCAGCCGTGCCTGTCGCTGATGGAGGCGTCGGGGGCCATGACGTTGATGATGGGGAGGTCGTGGCGGCGGCCGATCTCGTAGTCGTTGGGGTCGTGGGCGGGCGTGACCTTGAGGAAGCCGGTGGCGAAGCGGGCCTTGGCGTCTTCGCTTTTCGCGTCAGCCATGACGACGTAGTCGTCTTCGACGATGGGGATGATGCGGCCGACGAGGGGGAGTTGCACGAAGAGGCCACGGAGAGGGATGGCGCGTGGGTCTTTGGGGTTCACGGCGACGGCGGTGTCGCCGAGGTAGGTTTCGGGGCGTGTGGTTGCGACGGTGAGCCAGGCGTTGTCGTCGGGTTCGTGCGCGTCCGCGCCGGGGTAGCCGCGTGCGGCGAGTTCGCCCCAGGTGACCTCCTGCGCGTCGCGCGGGTCGGCGGGGTTGGCGGGCTTGTGGACGAGGGGATAGCGAAGGTAGTAGAAGTGGCCGTCCACCTCTTCCATCTCGACCTCGTCGTCGGCGAGGGCGGTCTGCGTGACGGGATCCCAGTTGACGAGTCGCTTGCCGCGGTAGATGAGGCCGTCGCGGAAGAGGCGGAAGAAGGCCTCGCGGACGGCGCGGGC encodes the following:
- a CDS encoding valine--tRNA ligase produces the protein MTDPNASLPSPLPTRYLPAEHEDRIRTRWDEAAAFHADPRRVLEGRAAPYCILIPPPNVTAALHLGHALNNSLQDVLCRAHRMMGFETLWMPGTDHAGIATQTVVEKRVLAEEGKRRTDFTREEFVAKIQAFKDEYEATITDQLKRIGCSCDWQRQRFTMDEVCARAVREAFFRLFRDGLIYRGKRLVNWDPVTQTALADDEVEMEEVDGHFYYLRYPLVHKPANPADPRDAQEVTWGELAARGYPGADAHEPDDNAWLTVATTRPETYLGDTAVAVNPKDPRAIPLRGLFVQLPLVGRIIPIVEDDYVVMADAKSEDAKARFATGFLKVTPAHDPNDYEIGRRHDLPIINVMAPDASISDRHGWSDVGDAAVFLGKSREEARDLVVREFHARGLLERTVPYRHAVGHSYRSHVPVEPYLSDQWYVKVTDDSLRGAALRAMAPDQRTTNICSSSDDTLRFHPDRYARTFEHWHENLRDWCISRQLWWGHRIPVWHRRMTIKRGDSAEAGEFGACGLDHLARGEYEHGALRARDETGDEVDPREVLRRDREKDRTFDLFVCYDGSDPRDAQRLVEAGFTQDPDVLDTWFSSALWPLSTMGWPDADAAARDTGIADFPSLLPAFNPTDVLCTGRDIITLWVSRMVMFNRYFLDEGAGTGPLPFRDVYIHPIIQDGHGQRMSKSLGNGVNPLDIVHSHGADALRLVLCQAATATQDVRMPVDLVCPHCAHTFEPAWTTTPAGHRVAAPHQTCPACSKKMVTSYGVAGGHAKPTADAPLAMNSSTRFDAGRNFCNKLWNASRFALSILEKPGEHDTGESVARASLSLVDRWMLSRLDSAVHACEQAIAGYQFAAYAQAAYDLLWRDFCDWYLEAIKPTVAASRAQRSVLAHVFEATLRILHPMIPFVTEAIFERASAVGADPLEGVTLAPARKGGLLATAGWPILDDDLHDESAEREFERIRALITAIRDVRSQHQTPPKRRIRLHAPADIVRLLASTEPIVQTLAGLHTVTADAPDGPSVSFRFEGHELRLGDLADAVDAGAERERLSKRIADLDRSIGALEQRLANPGYTDRAPAHLVQQTRDQLDRARAERDAAAGLLEALP